The following are from one region of the Gossypium hirsutum isolate 1008001.06 chromosome D03, Gossypium_hirsutum_v2.1, whole genome shotgun sequence genome:
- the LOC107950275 gene encoding histone H2B-like, protein MAPKAEKKPAEKKPAEEKKAVAEKAPAEKKPKAGKKLPKEGGAAAGDKKKKRVKKSVETYKIYIFKVLKQVHPDIGISSKAMGIMNSFINDIFEKLAQEASRLARYNKKPTITSREIQTAVRLVLPGELAKHAVSEGTKAVTKFTSS, encoded by the coding sequence ATGGCACCAAAAGCTGAAAAAAAGCCAGCCGAGAAGAAGCCAGCCGAGGAGAAGAAAGCCGTAGCTGAGAAAGCCCCGGCAGAGAAGAAGCCTAAGGCTGGTAAAAAGCTTCCCAAGGAAGGCGGAGCGGCTGCCGGagacaagaagaagaagagagttaAGAAGAGCGTCGAGACCTACAAGATCTACATCTTCAAGGTCCTGAAGCAAGTTCACCCTGACATCGGGATCTCTAGCAAAGCTATGGGGATCATGAACAGTTTCATCAACGATATCTTCGAGAAGCTTGCTCAGGAAGCCTCTAGGCTCGCGAGGTACAACAAGAAACCCACCATCACTTCCAGGGAAATCCAGACCGCTGTTAGGCTTGTACTTCCCGGTGAGCTTGCCAAGCACGCCGTTTCTGAAGGTACCAAGGCCGTGACCAAGTTTACTTCATCTTGA